CCATCGCGCTGACCGCCGAGCGTGGCGCGCTCAAGCCCATGAGCCCGAGCCTGCACCGGCTGGTGCAGCGCGCGGACAGCTGCCGGCCGTAGTGTGCGCCATGACGCGGGTCTGCGAGGCAGGCCCGCGCCGCCTATACTGCACCTGATCACGCACCCGACCCAGCACCTGACCGGAGACCGCCCCATGCCGACCCGCTTCCGCTCGCTGATCCTTGCCGCCAGCGCCACGCTGGCGCTGGCCGCCGTGCCCGCCCTGGCCCACCACGGCTGGTCGACCTACGACGAGACCAAACCCCTGACGCTGACCGGCAAGATCGTCGAGAGCCACTACGAGAACCCGCACGCGCATATCCGCATCGATGCGGGCGGCAAGCGCTGGCTGGCCATCCTCGCGCCGGTGTCGCGCATGGAAGCGCGCGGCGCCACCGCTGACAAGGTCGCCGTGGGCCGCGAGGTCACGCTGGTCGGCTACGCCAGCAAGGAAAAGGCCGACGAGTTGCGCGCCGAGCGCATCACCGTGGACGGCAAGACCGTCGAGCTGCGCTGAGCCACCGCGCGCGCCATGGCGGCACTGCTGGCGCAATGGAGCGAATGGGCCGCCGGCCTGGCGCGGCTGCCGTTCGCTGCCGCGCTGCGCTCCTCCGCGTGGGCCTACCCGGCAGTGGAGATCGTCCACCTCGCCGGCATGGCGCTGCTGTTCGGCTCCATCGTCGTGGTCGACATGCGCCTGGCCGGGCTCGGGCGCCGGCTGCCGGTCAGCCTGCTGCTGCGCCATGCACTGCCGTTCACGGTAGCGGCCTTCGTCGCCGTCGCCGCCAGCGGCGTGCTGCTGTTCCTGGCGCATGCGGACGAACTGGCCACCAATCCCGCTTTCCTCGCCAAGCTGTGCCTGGTCGCGCTGGCGCTGCTCAACGTCGCGTGGTTCCATACCGTGCCATACCGGCGGCTGCATGACAGCCGGCTCGGCTGGGACGTGGAGCGCGCGCCGCCGGCCGGCGCGCGCATCAGTGCGATCGTGTCGGTGGTGATGTGGGCGCTGGTGATCTGTGCCGGGCGGCTGATCGCCTATGTGTGAGGGGTGGCCCCGCGCGCCGGCTGGCGCGGTAACGGCACCACCGTTGTCTCCGGTGGCGCCCTGGCCACGGTCTGCAACCGGACGAAAAAGCGTCCGCCGGTCAGCCCGCTTGTCCCGGTACGGGCGACAGCATGCCCAGCATCGCGACCAGCGCCAGCACCGCGGTCCCCGCCGCCGCCTCCAGCGCCACGCTGCGCCGCAGCGCGCGCGCCGCCATGGCTGGCTGCCCTCCTGTGCGCAAGGCCTGCTCCAGCCTTGGCGCATGGCGGAAGCGGTTGGCAGCGGCCAGCGCCAGCATCCCCAGGAACAACGCGAGCTTGGCCGCCAGCAAGCCGCCGTACGCAGTTGCCGACATGTCCGGCAGCGCCGGACCGATGACGAAGCCGTAGTTCACCGCGCCGGTCAGCACCAGCGTGAGGACAATGCCGGTGCCGATACGGGCAAAGCCCTTGGCCGTGCGACTGAGCAGCGCCAGCACCGCGGGATCGGATCCCGGCCGTGTCCGCGACATCAGCACGAAGGCGGCCAGCGCGCCGGCCCAGGCGCCCGCCGCAAGCAAGTGCGCCGCGTCGGCGGCCAGGTGCACGTAATGTCCAATGCCCTCGCTCATCGCGCCGTGGCCGCCCCAGGGCAGCGATGCCAGCGCCACCGCCGACAGCGCCGCCAGCAATACTGCCTGCGCCGCGGGCCGCGCGCGCAACGCCAGCACCCCTGGCAGGCACAGCACCAGCGCGGCGACCCGCACCGACCACGCCACGCCGTACGCCGTGCCGGTCACGATCATGCCGAAGACCTCGCGCTCCAGCGCGGCGTATGTCTGCGCGCCGCTCATCGATCTGGCCATCACGGCCAGCGCAGCAAGCGACAGCACGATGCCGGCCAGCGCGCAACCCAGCGCCATGGCACGGCATTGCGCGGCGAACCGCGCAGCGTGTTCATCGCGCCGCAGCGCGCTCAGGCAGAACAGCGGCAGCCCGAACGCCAGGCCCAGGTCGACGTAGAGCGCCAGGCGCAGCGCAACGGCTAGCCAGTCCATGGCCCGCCATCACTTGACGGTGAAGGAGAAATTGCCGGTAACGGGATGCGTGTCGGCCGACACGGCGCGCCAGTCGACGCGATAGCTGCCCGCAGGCAGCGGCTGCGACGGCGTGATCACCATGGCCTTGGGGTCGCTGCTGGCGGACACACGGGCTGCCATTTTCATCGGTGCGTGGCTGGCCATGCCGGGCATGCCGGTCATCACCAGGTTGGCGGCGGAAAACTGCGTGACGAGGTCTTCCGAGAAGGTCAGCTCGATCTTCTGCGGCGCGGCCACTTCGGCCTTGTCGGCGGGCGAGGACGTGACCAGCTTCGGATGGGCGAGGGCTGCACTGCTGGCCAGCGCGGCGGCCACGGCGGCAAGGCAGGCGATCAGGGGGCGCTTGGTGGACATGGGTCTGCTCCGAGTTGGAAAGGGAAAGTAGGCGTGGCCGCTCAGAACCACAGGCGCACGCCGGCCACGAAACGCGTCTCGCCGGCACGGCCGCCGGCCGTGCGGATCATGTCCGCCGTGTTGCCAAAGGCCTGGTAGCGCTCGACGCCGATATACGGCGCGAACTGTCGGCTGAACTCATAGCGCAGGCGCACGCCCACGGTGCCGCTGGACAGGCCGCTGCCGATGCCGGTCTCGGGATCGTTCTTGCCATACAGGTTGGCTTCGATGCGCGGCTGCAGGATCAGGCGCTGCGTCAGCAGCAGTTCGTACTCGGCGGCAAGCCGCAGCGCGGTGCGGCCGCTGGTGCCGACATAGGCCGTGGCATCGACCTCGAACCAGTACGGCGCCAGCCCCTGGATGCCGAACGCCAGCCAGTTGCGCGCGGGGCGGCCGCTGCCGGCATCGTTGCGCAGGCCCAGCTGGGTGTCCCAGTAGCTGGCCACGGCGTGGCCCCACAGCAGTTCGGTGCGGGCGTCATGCATCCTGCCCTTTGCCGCCTCGCCTTCGGCCTTCAGCACCAGCTTGTCGTAGCTGTTGCCGAACCACGCCTGGACCTCGTAGGCCGCGGCATTTTCACCGCTGGCATGGGCCCACTCCAGGCGGTCGACCAGCACCGATGCGAACAGGTGCTCGTCGGCCATCACCAGCTGGCGCTTGTCGGCCAGCGCGTACTGGCCGACGCCGAGCTGGTAGCCACCGGAATACGCGTGCGGATCGCGCGCATCGGCCGGAGCGCTGCCGCCCTGCATCTTCATGTCGCCGTGATCCATTGCGCCGGAGGGTTGCATGGGTTCCATCGGCTCCATCGGCTGCATCGGCTGCATCCGTTCCATCGGCTGCATTGGCTCCATGCCTTGCATCGCGGAAGCATCCTGCGCCGGCACACCATGCCCCTGTTGGCCGTGCACGTGCGGATCCTGCTGCGCCGACGCGGCGCCCATCGCGGCCAATGCCAGCACGGCGGCAGCGATGCGGCCGGCCGGCCTGGCCAGCGAGCGGGGGGTCTTCATTGCCGTCATCACGCCACCACCACTTCGCGGAACATGCCCGCATCCATATGCATCATCAGGTGGCAATGCCAGGCCCAGCGTCCCAGCGCATCGGCGGTAACCAGGAAGCTGATGCGCTGCGCCGGCTGCACGGGGATAGTGTGGCGCCGCGCCTGGAAGCTGCCGTCCGGCGCTTCCAGTTCGCTCCACATGCCGTGCAGGTGCATGGGGTGGGTCATCATGGTGTCGTTGTGCAGGATCACGCGCAGCCGTTCTCCGTACTTGAAATAGATTGGCGTCGACTTGCCGAACTCCACGCCGTCGAACGACCACGAGTAGCGCTCCATGTTGCCGGTCAGGTGCAGTTCGACTTCGCGGCCCGCGCCGCGCGGATCCATCGGCCCGCCGACGGTGTGCTGGTCGGCCAGCGTCAGCACGCGCCTGCCGTTGTTGCGCAGGCCGATGCCGGGATCGTCGAGGTTGGTGCGCGCCATGTCGACGCGCATGTCGGTGCTGGCGCCGTACTCGGTGCGGGCATGGCGCGCGACCTTGCCCGGCATGTTGAGCGAAGGCTCGGCGGCCATCGCCGCCATGCCGTGCTTGCTGTGGTCCATGCCGTGCTGGCTGTGGTCCATGCCGTGCTGGCTGTGGTCCATGCCGGGCATGGCGCCATGGTCCATCGCCGCCATGCCATGCATGCCGCCGTGGCCCATGCCACCCATGTCGCCCATCATGTCGGTCATGCTCAGCCATTCCGGCTTGTCCGGCGCGGGCACTGGCGCGGACAGTCCTTCGCGCACTGCCAGCGTGCCGCGCGCATAGCCGGTGCGGTCCATTGCCTGCGCGAAGAGGGTGTAGGCGTCCTCCTGCGGCGCGACCACGACGTCGCAGGTCTCGCCGGGACCGAAGCGGAACTCGTCGACGGTGACCGGCTCCAGGTCCTGCCCGTCGGCCTGCACCACGCGCAGCTTCAGGCCGGGGATGCGCACGTCATAGAAGGTATTGCCCGAGCCGTTGATAAAGCGCAGCCGCACGGTCTCGCCACGGCGGAACAGCCCGGTCCAGTTGCCGGCCGGCGTGACGCCGTTGGTCAGGTAGGTCAGCGTGGCGCCCGACAGGTCCGCCAGATCGGTCGGGCTCATCCGCATCTGGTTCCACATGCGGCGCTTGTCTAGCGCCGGCTTCAGCCCGTCGCGCGCCGCGTCGCGGAAGAAATCGACGGCGGTGGGCTGGTTGTAGTTGTAGTAGTCGCTTTGCACCTTGAGCTTGGTCAGCACCCTCATCGGGTCTTCGTCGGTCCAGTCGGACAGCAGCACGGTGTAGTCGCGGTCAGCGTGCCCGTGCGCGCGGCCCTCGGCCGGATCGATGACGATGCCGCCGTAGACGCCGGTCATCTCCTGGAAGCCCGAGTGCGAGTGGTACCAGTAGCTGCCCTGCTGCGCGACCTCGAAGCGATAGGTAAAGGTCTCGCCCGGGGCGATGCCGGCAAAGCTGATGCCGGGCACGCCATCCATCCCGAACGGCAGGATGATGCCGTGCCAGTGGATCGAGGTCGGCTCGCGCAGCCGGTTGGTGACGCGGATGGTGACGGTATCGCCCTCGCGCCAGCGCAGCGTCGGGCCCGGCAGCATGCCATTGATGGTGGTGGCCACCATCGGCTTGCCGGTGAAATTGACCAGCGACTCGCCGATCACGAGGTCGAATTCAGTGCCGCGCAGCACCGGCGCGGTCCCGGCAGCGGCGGTGGCGGGGCCGGGTGCGCTGGCCAGGGCGCTGGCGCCGCCAAACCCCGACAGCCCGGCGACCACGCCGCCGGCCACCAATCCCTGCACGAAGCGCCGACGTGGCAGGTCGGGGGGCGTGGGCAGCAGGAGGCCCGTAGAGCGGTGGCGTCGCATGGCAGTCAGTCTGTTGTGCATGGTTGGAAAGGCATGCCAAGCGTAGCCAGCGCCACCCTACCCTCGCCTGACTGGAACATGACAATCCGGTAATCTTCCGGTCATGTTGGCGCGCACCGCGCGCGCGTACAGTTGCCGGACTGATCGATCACAAGGAAGCCAAGGCCGATGAAACTGCTGGTAGTGGAGGACGAGACCAAGACCGGGGAATACCTGCGCCAGGGCCTGACGGAAGCGGGCTTTGTCGTCGACCTGGTGCACAACGGGCTGGACGGCCAGCACCTGGCCATGACCGAGCCCTACGACCTCGTCATCCTCGACGTGATGCTGCCAGACATGGACGGCTGGCGCATCGTGCAGGCGCTGCGGGCCGCCGAAAACGCCGTGCCGGTGCTGTTCCTGACCGCGCGCGACAGCGTGGCGGACCGCGTCAAGGGCCTGGAGCTGGGCGCCGACGACTACCTGGTCAAGCCCTTCGCCTTCTCCGAACTGCTGGCGCGCGTACGCACCCTGCTGCGGCGCGGCGCGGCGCAGATGGCGCTCGACCGGATCCAGGTGGCCGACCTCGTGCTCGACCTCGGGCGCCGGCGCGCGACCCGCGCCGGGCGCCGCATCACGCTGACCAGCAAGGAATTCGCGCTGCTCGAACTGCTGGCACGGCGCCGCGGCGAAGTGCTGCCGCGCTCGCTGATCGCCTCGCAGGTGTGGGACATGAACTTCGACAGCGACAGCAACGTGATCGACGTAGCCATCCGCCGCCTGCGCGCCAAGATCGACGACGGCTTCGAACCCCGGCTGATCCAGACCGTGCGCGGCATGGGCTATGTGCTGGAGGAGCCGGACCCGGAGGATGCGGCATGAAAGGCCGGCTGTCGCTGACGGCGCGGCTCACGATCCTGTTTTCGCTGTCGTCGGCGGCGGTGCTGCTGGGCCTGGGCGTGCTGATCTGGCTGGCGATGGACAGCCATTTCGCCGACGAGGACTACGCGGTGCTGGACGACAACGTGCGCCTGGTCCGCCAGATCGCGGCCGAAGGCCCGATGGCGTCGCTGCCGCAGCGGCTCGGCCAGGCGCTGGAGCACCACCCCGGCTTTGTCGCCGAGGTGCGCAACGCCGAGGGCCAGCCCGTGTACGCCACGCACGGCTTCGACTTCGGCCCCGCGCTGGGCGTGGCCGCGGCGCTGCCGGCGCAGCGCGATACCTTCGCCTGGGAACAGCGCGGGCAGGCTTACCGCGGCTTGCGCGCCGTGGCGCAGGTGCCGGGCGCCGGCGCGCTGCGCATCGTGGTCGGCATGGACACCGCGCTGCATGCGCATTTCATGCACGCGTTCCGCCGCTCGCTCGCCTTCTACACCGCGCTGGCCGCGCTGGCCAGCGGGTTGCTGGGCTGGTGGGCGGCGCGCCGCGGGCTGGCGCCGCTGCGCACCATGGCCTCGCGCGCGCGCACGGTCACCGCGCACAAGCTCGACGAGCGCATGCCGGTGGCAGCGGTGCCGGTGGAAATGGCCGACCTGGCCGCCACGCTCAACGCCATGCTCGCGCGGCTGCAGGACGACTTCAGGCGCCTGTCGGAATTTTCGTCCGACCTGGCGCACGAGTTGCGCACGCCGATCACCAACCTGATGACGCAGACCGACGTGGTGCTGTCGCAGCCGCGCGATGCGGCCAAGTACCGCGAGGTGCTGGCGTCAAACGCCGAGGAGCTGCAGCGGCTCTCGCGCATGGTGTCCGACATGCTGTTCCTGGCCAAGATGGAACATGGCATCACGCTGCCCAGCGCCGAGCGCATCGCGGTCGAGCAGGAAGTCGCGGCGCTGTTCGACTTCTACGATGCGCTGGCCGAGGACAAGGGCGTGCAACTGCGGCAGCACGGCAGCGGCCGCATCACCGGCGACCGGCTGATGGTGCGGCGCGCGCTCAGCAACGTGCTGTCCAACGCGCTGCGGCACGCCGCCGCGGGCAAGCCCATCGTGGTGACGATCGTGCCGCGCCCCGGCGCGGCGGAGGGTGCGGAGGGGGCGGAAGCCGTGGATATCGTGGTCGAGAACCAAGGCGAAACCATTCCGCCCGAATTCCTGCCGTCGCTGTTCGACCGCTTTTCGCGCGCCGACAAGTCGCGCGCGCGGCCGGATTCGGATGGCACCGGGCTGGGCCTGGCGATCACGCAGGCGATCATGGCCGCGCACGGCGGCGCCATCGCCGCCGAGTCGGCCGCGGGCAGGACGCGCTTCGTGCTCACGTTCCGCGCGCGGCGCGAACCGGACACCGTGCACGCATGATGGCCTGCGGGCTGCACGGCGCGCGAAAAAGCCGCCCGAGCCAGTAAGGCCGTTGGGGGAGCTGGCAAGGGCGCAAAAAAACCGCCGGATGCGGCTCCAGCGGCGGTTCGATGCTACGCAATTCCGCCTTGTTTGAATGGCAACAATTGTGTCGGCGAACACATTGCTGACATGGCCTGCGCTGCCATGGCTCGCGCTGCCATGGCTCGCGCTGTCAGGCGCGCTGACCGGCCGGCAATTCGATCCGGAAGGTGGCGCCGGCACCTGCCGCGCTCTGCACCGTGACTTTGCCACCATGCCGCTCGGCCACCGCGCGCACCAGCACCAGGCCCAGCCCGGTGCCGTCCGGCGCGCCCTGCTGGCCCTCGTGCAGGCGCACGAAGGGCTCGAACAGCCGCGCCTGGTCGGCCTCCTCGATGCCGGGGCCATGGTCCTGCACCGCGATCACGAAATGCTCCCGGTCGCGCGTCAGCGTCACCGCCACCTCGGCACCTTGCGGGCTGAACTTGATCGCGTTGCTGACCACGTTGGCGATGGCCCGCACCAGCAGCGCGGGCTCGCCGCGCAGCACGGCGGGCTCGTCGGGCAGGTCGACCTGCAGCGGCACGCTGCGGGCATTGGCCAGCGCCCACAGCTGGTCGGTGGCATCCAGCACCAGGCCGCCGAGCTCGACCTCGGTAAAGCTCAGCGACTGCGACTCGGCGCGCGCCACGCTGATGAAATCGTCGGCCAGCGTCATGGTGCGGCGCGCGTGGGCGGCGATGCGGTCCAGCACGGCGCTATTGCTGTTGCCATCGCCGGCGCTGCCGGGCTGCGCGGCGCCATGGTGGCCGTGGGCGGCGGCGGCAGCGGCGGCGTCGCGGCGCACGCGGCGCTCGTGCAGCTCGATCAGCGCCAGGATCGATGCCTGCGGCGAGCGCATGTCGTGCGACAGGAAGCGCAGCATCTGTTCGCGCTGGCGCTCGGCCACGCGGATCGCCGTGATGTCGGTGACGCTGACGATCAGCCCCGCCACCGCTCCGGCCTCGCCGTGCAGCGGCGCGCCGTGCAGCAGGTAGCGGCGGTCGCCGCGCCCGGCCACCTCGATGCCGCCTTCGGGCATGGGCTCCTGCCCCGGCCCGACCCCGGCGTGGCGGGCATGCAGCGCGTGCCAGTACGCCAGCGCGGGCGCGGGCGCCGGGAACAGCGCCTCGATCACGTCGCGGATGGGCGGCCGCGGCTGGCCGGTATCGCGTGCCGTGGCCACGCTGCCGAGTACCGCCGGCGCCAGCGCCGCGCAGCGCCGGTTGGCCAGCATCACGCCGCCCGCCAGGTCGCAGATGGCGGTGGCATCGGGCAGGCTTTCGAGCCCGTCCGAAAGGAACCGGCGCATGCCGCGCAGCCTGGCGCTCATGCCGTACACGGCGCGCATGCGGCTGTCCAGCGTGACGCCGGTGTAGTGCGGGGCGGGCATCAGGCCCGGCTCGCGCTCCAGCCGCGCCAGTTCGTCGGTCAGGAAGCGCAGCGCCGCTTCCTGGCGGCGCCATGCCCAGAGCGGGTAGAACAGCACGCAGCCCAGCGCCGCCGCGGCCGGGGCGAACCAGAGCCGTGCCAGCGCCAGCAGCACCAGCGAGCCGCCCAGCAAGGCCGCCAGCAGCAGCCCGGTGGCGACCAGCGCGCCGCGCGGCGGCAGGCGCAGCGGGGCCAGCGCCGCCAGCAGCACCGCCAG
This genomic window from Cupriavidus sp. P-10 contains:
- a CDS encoding copper resistance system multicopper oxidase codes for the protein MRRHRSTGLLLPTPPDLPRRRFVQGLVAGGVVAGLSGFGGASALASAPGPATAAAGTAPVLRGTEFDLVIGESLVNFTGKPMVATTINGMLPGPTLRWREGDTVTIRVTNRLREPTSIHWHGIILPFGMDGVPGISFAGIAPGETFTYRFEVAQQGSYWYHSHSGFQEMTGVYGGIVIDPAEGRAHGHADRDYTVLLSDWTDEDPMRVLTKLKVQSDYYNYNQPTAVDFFRDAARDGLKPALDKRRMWNQMRMSPTDLADLSGATLTYLTNGVTPAGNWTGLFRRGETVRLRFINGSGNTFYDVRIPGLKLRVVQADGQDLEPVTVDEFRFGPGETCDVVVAPQEDAYTLFAQAMDRTGYARGTLAVREGLSAPVPAPDKPEWLSMTDMMGDMGGMGHGGMHGMAAMDHGAMPGMDHSQHGMDHSQHGMDHSKHGMAAMAAEPSLNMPGKVARHARTEYGASTDMRVDMARTNLDDPGIGLRNNGRRVLTLADQHTVGGPMDPRGAGREVELHLTGNMERYSWSFDGVEFGKSTPIYFKYGERLRVILHNDTMMTHPMHLHGMWSELEAPDGSFQARRHTIPVQPAQRISFLVTADALGRWAWHCHLMMHMDAGMFREVVVA
- a CDS encoding heavy metal response regulator transcription factor; translated protein: MKLLVVEDETKTGEYLRQGLTEAGFVVDLVHNGLDGQHLAMTEPYDLVILDVMLPDMDGWRIVQALRAAENAVPVLFLTARDSVADRVKGLELGADDYLVKPFAFSELLARVRTLLRRGAAQMALDRIQVADLVLDLGRRRATRAGRRITLTSKEFALLELLARRRGEVLPRSLIASQVWDMNFDSDSNVIDVAIRRLRAKIDDGFEPRLIQTVRGMGYVLEEPDPEDAA
- the copC gene encoding copper homeostasis periplasmic binding protein CopC, which produces MSTKRPLIACLAAVAAALASSAALAHPKLVTSSPADKAEVAAPQKIELTFSEDLVTQFSAANLVMTGMPGMASHAPMKMAARVSASSDPKAMVITPSQPLPAGSYRVDWRAVSADTHPVTGNFSFTVK
- a CDS encoding heavy metal sensor histidine kinase: MKGRLSLTARLTILFSLSSAAVLLGLGVLIWLAMDSHFADEDYAVLDDNVRLVRQIAAEGPMASLPQRLGQALEHHPGFVAEVRNAEGQPVYATHGFDFGPALGVAAALPAQRDTFAWEQRGQAYRGLRAVAQVPGAGALRIVVGMDTALHAHFMHAFRRSLAFYTALAALASGLLGWWAARRGLAPLRTMASRARTVTAHKLDERMPVAAVPVEMADLAATLNAMLARLQDDFRRLSEFSSDLAHELRTPITNLMTQTDVVLSQPRDAAKYREVLASNAEELQRLSRMVSDMLFLAKMEHGITLPSAERIAVEQEVAALFDFYDALAEDKGVQLRQHGSGRITGDRLMVRRALSNVLSNALRHAAAGKPIVVTIVPRPGAAEGAEGAEAVDIVVENQGETIPPEFLPSLFDRFSRADKSRARPDSDGTGLGLAITQAIMAAHGGAIAAESAAGRTRFVLTFRARREPDTVHA
- a CDS encoding CHASE2 domain-containing protein, which produces MVASASTEPAAPGRAFGRRTLAEWCVLVAAVLALVVLAARQGWTERADLAAYDIAIAAQHHPARDDIVIVAIDDASITAVGRWPWRRAVLGQLVERIAAGAPRVIGVDVILSERDTRYPQDDALLARSLAQAGNVVLPVVAEPGADGMLVRYPLAGLGAAVGHINMVVDTDGVARQVWLREGPHPVEAAGVPHLATVMAQFGHAPRSLGSYRQEAVRFTESNGWERSGRVRIPYAGPPGTFARVSARDVLEGRIDPARFAGKAVLVGAMATGMGDVLPTPVSRDGRGMSGVEILANTLQTLTDGDAILAVPHAWQLAGTLLAVLLAALAPLRLPPRGALVATGLLLAALLGGSLVLLALARLWFAPAAAALGCVLFYPLWAWRRQEAALRFLTDELARLEREPGLMPAPHYTGVTLDSRMRAVYGMSARLRGMRRFLSDGLESLPDATAICDLAGGVMLANRRCAALAPAVLGSVATARDTGQPRPPIRDVIEALFPAPAPALAYWHALHARHAGVGPGQEPMPEGGIEVAGRGDRRYLLHGAPLHGEAGAVAGLIVSVTDITAIRVAERQREQMLRFLSHDMRSPQASILALIELHERRVRRDAAAAAAAHGHHGAAQPGSAGDGNSNSAVLDRIAAHARRTMTLADDFISVARAESQSLSFTEVELGGLVLDATDQLWALANARSVPLQVDLPDEPAVLRGEPALLVRAIANVVSNAIKFSPQGAEVAVTLTRDREHFVIAVQDHGPGIEEADQARLFEPFVRLHEGQQGAPDGTGLGLVLVRAVAERHGGKVTVQSAAGAGATFRIELPAGQRA
- the copD gene encoding copper homeostasis membrane protein CopD → MDWLAVALRLALYVDLGLAFGLPLFCLSALRRDEHAARFAAQCRAMALGCALAGIVLSLAALAVMARSMSGAQTYAALEREVFGMIVTGTAYGVAWSVRVAALVLCLPGVLALRARPAAQAVLLAALSAVALASLPWGGHGAMSEGIGHYVHLAADAAHLLAAGAWAGALAAFVLMSRTRPGSDPAVLALLSRTAKGFARIGTGIVLTLVLTGAVNYGFVIGPALPDMSATAYGGLLAAKLALFLGMLALAAANRFRHAPRLEQALRTGGQPAMAARALRRSVALEAAAGTAVLALVAMLGMLSPVPGQAG
- a CDS encoding DUF6152 family protein, giving the protein MPTRFRSLILAASATLALAAVPALAHHGWSTYDETKPLTLTGKIVESHYENPHAHIRIDAGGKRWLAILAPVSRMEARGATADKVAVGREVTLVGYASKEKADELRAERITVDGKTVELR
- a CDS encoding copper resistance protein B, translated to MTAMKTPRSLARPAGRIAAAVLALAAMGAASAQQDPHVHGQQGHGVPAQDASAMQGMEPMQPMERMQPMQPMEPMEPMQPSGAMDHGDMKMQGGSAPADARDPHAYSGGYQLGVGQYALADKRQLVMADEHLFASVLVDRLEWAHASGENAAAYEVQAWFGNSYDKLVLKAEGEAAKGRMHDARTELLWGHAVASYWDTQLGLRNDAGSGRPARNWLAFGIQGLAPYWFEVDATAYVGTSGRTALRLAAEYELLLTQRLILQPRIEANLYGKNDPETGIGSGLSSGTVGVRLRYEFSRQFAPYIGVERYQAFGNTADMIRTAGGRAGETRFVAGVRLWF
- a CDS encoding DUF6644 family protein, with the protein product MAALLAQWSEWAAGLARLPFAAALRSSAWAYPAVEIVHLAGMALLFGSIVVVDMRLAGLGRRLPVSLLLRHALPFTVAAFVAVAASGVLLFLAHADELATNPAFLAKLCLVALALLNVAWFHTVPYRRLHDSRLGWDVERAPPAGARISAIVSVVMWALVICAGRLIAYV